A stretch of DNA from Sandaracinaceae bacterium:
ACACGATGTCGTCCAGGTGGTGCTCGGCCCCGAGCCCGAGCGTGGGCAGCCCCTCCCCCCCCGTCGCCTCGGCGAACGCCGCGAACGCCGCCTCGAGGCCGGGCTTGCGGTTCTCGAACAGGCCGCTGCGGATGTGCGGGGTGGTCACCAACTGCGTGAACCCGAGCTCCCCGAGGCCGCGACAGAGCGCGACGCCCGCTTCGAGGCTCTTCACGCCGTCGTCGATGTCGGGCAGGTAGTGCAGGTGCAGGCAGACGTAGCCGGTCTGGGTGCTCACGCAGACGCTCCTTCGCGGCGCGCCGCGACGGCGGCGTCCAGGGCGCCGAGCAGCCGGTCGCGTTCGTTCAGCGTCGGGTCCTCCAGCACGGCCTCGAGCAGCTCGCGCAGGATCTCGCCGACCACGGGTCCGCCGCGTCCCTCCAAGCGCGCGAGCACGTCCCGCCCGTTGACGGCCAGGTCCCCGGTGGACAGCGCCGCCCCGGCGGCCATCAGCGTGTCCACCCGCGCGCGGAGCTCCACGAGGCTCGCCAGCTCTTCTTCGACCGGGCGCCCCTTGCCGAGCGCGTCCGCCTCTGCCAACCGCAAGAGCGGGTCGATGCCGTCGCGCCCCACCCGCTGAACGAAGCGGCGCACGGCCGCGTCGGTCCAGCTGGACTGGTAACAGACCAGGTGGTGGCGCACCAAGTGCACCACGCGCTGCCGCTCGTCGTTGCTGAAGCGGTACTCACGCAGGAACGCGTCCGCCATGTCTGCGCCGACGCGTTCGTGGTTGTAGAAGGTGTAGTCGTGGGTCTTCTCGCTCAGCGCCCGCGTGCGGGGCTTGGCGATGTCGTGCAGCAGCGCGGAGAGCTTGTCGGTGGGGTCACCGCGCATCGCGTCCAGCACGGCCATCGTGTGGTGCCAGACGTCGTAGGCATGCCAGCGGTTCTGCTCGCAGCCGTGCTGCTCGACGAGCTCGGGCAGCGTCACGTCGAGGATGCCCGTGCGACGCATCACCTCGAAGGCGCGGGAAGGACGCTCGGCGCGCATGGTCTTCAACCACTCGTCGCGCACACGCTCACGGCTCACCTTGGCGAACACGCCGATGGCCCCAGCGAACGCGGCCTCGGTGGCGGCCTCGAGGTCGAAACCCAGGGTGGCGCAGAAGCGCGCCCCACGGAGGATGCGCAGGCCGTCTTCGCCGAAGCGCTCGGCCGGTGCACCCACGGCGCGCAGACGCCGCGACTCGAGGTCCGCGAGCCCGCCGAGGGGGTCGATCAGCGTGTCCTCGAGCGGGTCGTAGGCGATGGCGTTGACGGTGAAGTCCCGTCGCGCGAGGTCGCGATCGATGTCCGTGACAAAGAACACCTCGTCCGGCCGGCGCCCGTCCGTGTAGGCGCCCTCGCCGCGCAGGGTGGTCACCTCGTAGGGGGTGCCGCGGTGCAACACCGTCACGGTGCCGTGCTCGATCCCCGTGGGGATGACCTTGCGGAAGACGCGCTGCACGCAATCGGGGGTGGCGCTGGTGGCCACGTCCCAGTCCGAGATGGACCGTCCCAGCAACACGTCGCGGATGCAGCCGCCCACGATCCAGCCGCGCTCGCCGTGCTCGTGCAGACGACGGCAGAGGTCCACGACGTCGTCGGGAATCTGCGCGCGTTGGGTCGTGGTCAAGGCCAGCATCGGGCCGCTTTGTAGCAGCCACAGCCGCGCTCCGCACCGTTCAGGTCACGGGCTCGAGGGGCTCGATGACGTACTCCTCGCTCGCCCGCAGGCGCTCGCGGATGCGGCGTGCCCGCGTCGCGAGGGACTCCGCGTCGATCCCGAGGCTGGGTGCCTGGCCGGCAAACGTCGCGAACGCGCTACACGCGTCGGCCACCCCCAGCTCGTCCCCGACCGCCGTGAGGATCTCGAGCGCCTCCTCGAACGCGGCGCGTGCGCGCTGAGCCTGCCCCGCCGCGGCCTCGATCTCCCCACGCGTGACGAGCGCGCGCGCCAAGGCCGGCTGGCTGCGAGAGGCTTCGAACAGCGCGATGGCCCGTTCGATGTGGTGGCGTGCCACGTCGGGCTCCTGCATGAGGAGCTGCGCCTGCGCCAGCCCGCGACGCACGGCGCCCTCCAGCAGCTTGTCGCCGATGCGCGTCGCCAAGCGGTCGGCGTCGGTCAGCAGCGCGATGGCGGCCTCCGGGTCGACGAGCCGATAGTGCCCCTCACCCAACAGCGTGAGCACCTGCGCCTCGAGCGCCGTGTCTCCCGCAGCCCGCGCCGTGGACAGCGCCTGCTCGAAGAGCTCTTGGGCGCGAGCGTGCTGCCCGTTGTCGCGGTGGACCCGGCCCAGGTTGGTGAGCGAGGCGGCGATCCCGCCCTCGTCCCCGATCTGGCGCCGCAGCACGAGCGCCTCCTCCAGCGCCTCCGTAGCGTGCTCGAACGCACCGCTGGCCAAATAGGCCGCCCCCAGGTTGTCGAGGCTCAGCGCGACGCTGCGCGGGTCCCCCAGCTCACGGCGGAGCTCTAGCGAGCGCGCAGCGAAGCGGCGGGCGGCGGCGTAGTCTCCCCGCAGCAGATGCACGCGCCCCACGTCGTCGAACGACGCGGCGATCCCCCGCGCGTCGCCCACCGCGTCGAACAGCGCGTGCCCCGTGCCGAGGTGACGCAGCGCTTCGTCCAGGCGGCCGCTCGCGCGATGCACGCGCCCGATGCGGTTGTGCGCGACGCCGCCCTTGGCCTTGAGGCCCAGCCGGTAGGCGATGGAGAGCATCTCGCGAAAGCACCCGATGGCCGCCTGGTAGTCCCCGATACGCTGCAGGACGTCGCCGTAGTCGTGCAGGGCGTCGAGGCGGCGTCGCACGTCGGTCTCCCGGAGCAGCGGGACGCCGCGCCCATAGTGCTGAACCGCCTGCTGCGTGGCGTTCCGGCCGCGCGCGAGGGAACCCGCCTCGACCCAGTAGCGCGCGGCGTCCTCCACGTGCCCGCCCGCCTGATGGTGTTGCGCCAGCAGCTCCAGCTGGGCCTCGTCGCGCTCTCGAGGGGGGAGGCGGAACTCGAGCCAGTCGGCGACGGTGCCGTGGCTGCGTGCCCGCTCGGCTGCCGGAACGCGCGCGAGCAGCGCCTCCCACTCCGGGCGTTGGCAGAAGGCGTACTCC
This window harbors:
- a CDS encoding HD domain-containing protein produces the protein MLALTTTQRAQIPDDVVDLCRRLHEHGERGWIVGGCIRDVLLGRSISDWDVATSATPDCVQRVFRKVIPTGIEHGTVTVLHRGTPYEVTTLRGEGAYTDGRRPDEVFFVTDIDRDLARRDFTVNAIAYDPLEDTLIDPLGGLADLESRRLRAVGAPAERFGEDGLRILRGARFCATLGFDLEAATEAAFAGAIGVFAKVSRERVRDEWLKTMRAERPSRAFEVMRRTGILDVTLPELVEQHGCEQNRWHAYDVWHHTMAVLDAMRGDPTDKLSALLHDIAKPRTRALSEKTHDYTFYNHERVGADMADAFLREYRFSNDERQRVVHLVRHHLVCYQSSWTDAAVRRFVQRVGRDGIDPLLRLAEADALGKGRPVEEELASLVELRARVDTLMAAGAALSTGDLAVNGRDVLARLEGRGGPVVGEILRELLEAVLEDPTLNERDRLLGALDAAVAARREGASA
- a CDS encoding tetratricopeptide repeat protein, with amino-acid sequence MSSTERHSTDSRLTDPRVPMPPLLAASLVGRKDVLDQLMGALARTLTEAEPRVVTVVAPNGFGKTRLFDELAKEAARAHGESVRVLRGRIHPTGPAVGVIGRMLKARFGMHSILRADEREAHLRRSVAEVLGDQRVSEFLHFLGGYLDIRFSESPLTHAMEDDPQPLAQVRRAVLRRFLEIDARQSPLVLIFDDVTGAPSELLELLDYLATSLRSAPVLLVFAARDELLTERPDWTRGGNHEVLRLGPLSDAESAVLVREFLARAGSLPDELVAAVVRAAAGSPYLVRETLRAYFDEGVLVAEPSGRFRVDLTRVAKVRPPTSLEQARDHRLSGLSALELSLLTKAACVGDVFWLDALVALEHQDHAVPDLWGGHESRTTDYAPTLERLARREFIAPNPEPLVPGTVEYAFCQRPEWEALLARVPAAERARSHGTVADWLEFRLPPRERDEAQLELLAQHHQAGGHVEDAARYWVEAGSLARGRNATQQAVQHYGRGVPLLRETDVRRRLDALHDYGDVLQRIGDYQAAIGCFREMLSIAYRLGLKAKGGVAHNRIGRVHRASGRLDEALRHLGTGHALFDAVGDARGIAASFDDVGRVHLLRGDYAAARRFAARSLELRRELGDPRSVALSLDNLGAAYLASGAFEHATEALEEALVLRRQIGDEGGIAASLTNLGRVHRDNGQHARAQELFEQALSTARAAGDTALEAQVLTLLGEGHYRLVDPEAAIALLTDADRLATRIGDKLLEGAVRRGLAQAQLLMQEPDVARHHIERAIALFEASRSQPALARALVTRGEIEAAAGQAQRARAAFEEALEILTAVGDELGVADACSAFATFAGQAPSLGIDAESLATRARRIRERLRASEEYVIEPLEPVT